The Xyrauchen texanus isolate HMW12.3.18 chromosome 28, RBS_HiC_50CHRs, whole genome shotgun sequence genome has a segment encoding these proteins:
- the si:dkey-90m5.4 gene encoding leucine-rich alpha-2-glycoprotein, protein MNSWLKLALAVMVVFCCHDALSCPKRCTCHFSTKTTEVVCPDAGLSHFPGDGLPGNTTTLTIQFTNLSVLTSQDLGAIPLLEELHLPGNKLSSLPVDLLKGLPHLHTIDLTDNELRELPPCVFHYAPLLNLVLKDNRISSIHPDWLPNNSNLIWLDLSGNKLVKFPMAQLQSLSNLKVLHLSENKLEELPVGCLDAHSSLERLHLEQNKILSLDVKAFSHTANLTHLFLQKNKLESIPPTLFQGLDRLEYIDLSDNRLQFLPPGTLDINTSWVELNFNPWHCDAKIEYLWKKLSTESLQSEPKCTSPENLKDRNIATLSRKEIGLPE, encoded by the exons ATGAATTCCTGGCTCAAGCTCGCCCTTGCGGTGATGGTAGTCTTCTGTTGCCATGACGCCCTCTCCTGTCCAAAGCGATGCACGTGCCACTTCAGCACCAAAACAACTGAGGTTGTGTGCCCTGATGCTGGCCTATCTCATTTCCCTGGAGATGGTCTCCCTGGCAACACCACCACCTTAACCATCCAGTTCACCAACCTCAGCGTGCTGACCTCTCAAGACTTGGGAGCCATCCCACTCCTGGAGGAGCTGCACCTGCCCGGCAACAAACTGAGCAGCTTACCAGTAGATCTTCTGAAGGGCCTTCCTCACCTACACACCATAGACCTcacag ATAATGAACTGCGGGAGCTTCCCCCATGTGTTTTCCATTATGCTCCACTTCTTAACCTGGTGCTAAAAGACAACCGCATCTCCAGCATCCATCCAGACTGGTTGCCCAACAACAGCAATCTCATTTGGTTAGACTTGTCAGGAAACAAGCTTGTAAAATTCCCAATGGCCCAACTTCAGAGTCTGAGCAACCTAAAGGTTCTGCATCTCTCAGAGAATAAACTTGAGGAGCTTCCAGTTGGGTGTCTAGATGCTCACTCTTCTCTAGAGAGACTTCATTTGGAGCAGAACAAAATCCTGTCCCTGGATGTAAAGGCCTTTAGCCACACTGCTAACCTAACTCACCTTTTCCTGCAGAAAAATAAACTAGAGAGCATCCCACCCACTCTTTTCCAGGGACTCGACCGCTTGGAGTATATTGACCTCAGTGACAACAGGCTGCAGTTTCTGCCCCCTGGCACATTAGATATTAATACCAGTTGGGTGGAGCTGAACTTTAACCCCTGGCATTGTGATGCTAAAATAGAGTACCTGTGGAAGAAACTGAGCACGGAGTCCCTACAGTCAGAGCCCAAATGTACTTCACCAGAGAACCTGAAAGACCGTAACATCGCAACACTTTCCCGCAAAGAAATTGGCCTGCCAGAGTAA
- the LOC127622352 gene encoding sodium/bile acid cotransporter 4-like, translating to METSSVPSTDASTVALSRLHNFTDDVVNFSEDRGGVYESPSMARLRATEVPLSVVVSTLRTALTPAGLLAGPFSPSEEPTHLIIAFWDSPLSHGINVFVGFVLCFTMLGLGCTVEISQIGEHIRKPIGVLLALVCQFVIMPLIAFLLALAFSLNDVAAMAVLLCGCCPGGNLSNIMSLLVNGDMNLSIIMTISSTLLALVLMPLCLWMYSRAWINTPVVNLLPFGAIILTLCSTLIPIGLGVWLRHRYTRVADIILKVSLWSLLVTLLMLFIMTGTMLGPELLATIPASVYLVAVFMPMAGYASGYGLAMLFDLPPNSRRTVSLETGCQNVQLCTAILKLAFPPQLMGGMYMFPLLYALFQAAEAGIFVLAYRMYRKEVLHKQDLMEDDDDTNISYRRMKEEDVPFDSTYGAVTVSDPNVIMLESQDVVGSPTPV from the exons ATGGAGACCTCCAGTGTGCCGAGCACCGATGCGTCCACAGTCGCGCTCAGCCGACTTCATAACTTCACGGATGATGTCGTCAATTTCTCCGAGGATCGTGGCGGCGTCTATGAGAGCCCTTCTATGGCTCGGTTGCGCGCCACTGAAGTGCCGTTGTCTGTGGTGGTCAGCACCCTCAGGACTGCCTTGACTCCAGCGGGGCTATTGGCCGGTCCATTCTCCCCATCCGAAGAGCCCACTCACTTGATCATCGCGTTCTGGGATTCGCCCTTGAGTCACGGAATTAACGTGTTTGTTGGATTTGTCCTGTGCTTCACTATGCTTGGGCTTGGCTGCACAGTGGAGATCAGTCAGATTGGCGAGCACATTCGCAAACCCATAGGAGTTCTGCTGGCGCTGGTGTGCCAGTTTGTTATCATGCCCCTGATTGCCTTCCTCCTGGCTCTGGCCTTCTCCCTAAACGATGTGGCCGCTATGGCTGTACTGCTGTGTGGCTGCTGCCCTGGGGGCAACCTGTCCAACATCATGTCACTGTTGGTCAATGGAGACATGAACCTCAG taTCATCATGACCATCTCATCCACTCTCCTAGCACTCGTGCTCATGCCGCTGTGTCTGTGGATGTACAGTCGTGCGTGGATCAACACGCCCGTGGTAAACCTGCTCCCCTTCGGTGCGATCATTCTCACCCTCTGCAGCACGCTTATTCCTATCGGACTCGGGGTCTGGCTTAGACACAGATACACTCGAGTAGCTGACATCATCCTTAAG GTGTCTTTGTGGTCTCTCCTGGTCACTCTGTTGATGCTTTTTATCATGACTGGAACTATGCTGGGACCAGAGCTACTGGCCACCATCCCTGCCTCAGTCTACCTGGTGGCAGTGTTCATGCCCATGGCTGGCTATGCATCAGGATATGGCCTGGCAATGCTTTTCGATCTCCCCCCCAACAGCCGAAGGACAGTGTCTTTAGAGACTGGATGCCAGAACGTGCAGCTCTGCACTGCCATCCTGAAGCTGGCATTCCCGCCACAGCTGATGGGAGGCATGTATATGTTTCCTCTGCTCTACGCGCTCTTCCAGGCAGCCGAGGCTGGCATCTTCGTTCTGGCTTACCGCATGTATAGGAAGGAGGTATTACATAAACAGGACCTAATggaggatgatgatgatacaAACATAAGCTACAGAAGAATGAAGGAAGAAGATGTGCCGTTTGATTCAACGTATGGTGCAGTAACAGTGAGCGACCCCAATGTCATCATGCTAGAGTCACAGGATGTTGTTGGAAGCCCCACGCCTGTATAA
- the LOC127622441 gene encoding zygote arrest protein 1-like, with translation MARYGNETVDNYIYSSYNPYSYKYPKFKSWRQKAYFANYGEGETYFDNHDRAQLKSILSRINPNLTPRLRKANTKDISVQVNPKTDASVQCSLGPRTLLARKREALQRRQEVQTPGSPVSGGVRFPRTQAVYSPVASRRLVSLIKDDDEEDAEPEDSAKVDCADKGESPDVTKEKSKKTLSPETSENTKQTETNEENRCEPVKTGQDEPKFKARVRFQFLEQKYGYYHCKDCNLRWESAYVWCVQGTNKVYFKQFCRTCQKSFNPYRVEDITCQTCKKTRCTCSVTSRHVDPKRPHRQDLCGRCKGKRLSCDSTFSFKYII, from the exons ATGGCTAGGTATGGTAACGAAACAGTCGACAACTATATTTACTCCTCTTACAACCCTTATTCCTACAAATATCCCAAATTCAAGAGCTGGAGACAGAAAGCTTACTTTGCCAATTACGGGGAGGGTGAGACCTACTTCGACAACCACGACAGGGCCCAGCTGAAGTCCATCCTGTCTCGGATCAACCCGAACCTCACCCCGCGTCTGAGAAAAGCCAACACTAAAGACATCAGCGTGCAAGTCAACCCGAAGACCGACGCGTCCGTCCAGTGCTCTCTGGGTCCGCGCACTCTTTTGGCCCGGAAACGCGAGGCTCTGCAGAGGCGGCAGGAGGTCCAGACACCCGGGAGCCCCGTCAGCGGAGGCGTCCGGTTCCCGCGCACTCAAGCCGTATATTCTCCTGTCGCGTCCAGAAGACTAGTGTCTCTCATTAAGGACGACGACGAGGAGGATGCGGAGCCTGAGGACTCGGCAAAGGTGGACTGCGCTGATAAGGGTGAAAGTCCTGACGTGACCAAAGAGAAGTCCAAGAAAACGCTTAGTCCCGAGACCAGTGAAAATACAAAACAGACCGAAACGAATGAGGAAAACCGATGTGAGCCTGTAAAAACCGGACAAGACGAACCAAAATTCAAGGCTCGAGTAAGATTTCAG TTTTTGGAGCAGAAGTATGGCTACTATCACTGCAAAGACTGCAACCTGCGCTGGGAAAGTGCCTATGTGTGGTGCGTCCAAGGCACAAACAAG GTGTATTTCAAGCAATTTTGCAGAACATGTCAGAAGTCATTTAATCCATACCGTGTTGAGGACATAACCTGTCAG ACTTGCAAGAAGACCCGCTGCACGTGTTCTGTAACATCACGTCATGTGGACCCAAAAAGACCTCACCGGCAGGATCTCTGTGGCCGCTGCAAGGGCAAGCGGCTCTCCTGTGACAGCACATTCAGCTTCAAATACATCATCTAG